A genomic segment from Paramixta manurensis encodes:
- a CDS encoding AI-2E family transporter — MTAPQQEKIGQNMLLKMATLVVILAGIRAASEIIVPFLLASFLAIVLNPLVTILMRHRLRRGVSIALVMIVVLIIITMLVAMLASSVNEFTELYPQIRVMLEQKLTVVQHLATHIRLNISPQALVDRLDPNSVMDVATTVLTQFSGAMTNLLLLIMTVIFMLIEVRHLPYKLRNALINPKIRIAGLHKALKGVTHYLALKTLISLITGLAVWLVLQLLGIKFALLWGVVAFILNFIPNIGPIIAGIPPFVQALVLNNIYDALLVAALFGAIHMVFGNFLEPRLMGRRLGLSSLVVFLSLIFWGWLLGPIGMLLSVPLTSVCKILMETTPGGGKLAILLGDGRPRVNK, encoded by the coding sequence ATGACCGCACCGCAGCAAGAAAAAATAGGCCAAAATATGTTGCTAAAAATGGCAACGTTAGTGGTCATTCTGGCAGGCATACGTGCGGCTTCAGAAATTATCGTTCCCTTTTTACTGGCCAGTTTCCTCGCCATTGTACTGAACCCGCTGGTGACGATCTTAATGCGGCATCGATTACGGCGGGGCGTCTCAATCGCGCTGGTGATGATAGTGGTGTTAATTATCATCACCATGCTGGTCGCGATGCTGGCCAGTTCGGTGAATGAGTTTACCGAGCTTTATCCGCAAATCCGCGTCATGTTGGAGCAAAAACTGACCGTGGTGCAACATCTGGCAACGCATATTCGGCTCAATATCTCGCCGCAGGCTTTAGTCGACCGGCTCGATCCTAACTCGGTGATGGACGTTGCCACCACCGTTTTAACGCAATTTTCCGGCGCCATGACTAACTTACTGCTACTGATTATGACGGTGATTTTTATGCTGATCGAAGTCCGTCATTTGCCGTATAAGCTCCGCAACGCGTTAATCAACCCCAAAATACGCATTGCCGGGCTGCACAAAGCGTTAAAAGGCGTCACGCACTATCTGGCGCTAAAAACGCTGATCAGCCTGATTACCGGGCTGGCGGTCTGGCTGGTGCTGCAACTGTTGGGCATAAAATTTGCCCTGCTATGGGGAGTCGTGGCGTTTATCCTCAACTTTATTCCCAATATCGGGCCGATCATCGCTGGCATTCCGCCTTTTGTTCAAGCGTTGGTTCTCAACAATATCTATGATGCCTTACTGGTGGCGGCGCTATTCGGTGCCATTCATATGGTGTTTGGTAATTTTCTTGAGCCGCGCCTGATGGGACGCAGATTAGGTTTATCGTCGCTGGTGGTCTTTTTATCCTTGATCTTTTGGGGATGGCTGCTCGGCCCGATCGGCATGTTGCTATCGGTACCGCTGACCAGCGTCTGCAAGATTCTGATGGAAACGACGCCAGGCGGCGGTAAGCTGGCGATTCTGCTAGGCGATGGACGGCCTCGGGTAAACAAGTAG